The genomic window GTCCCCCGCCCTCGGGATGACGAAGGCGAAGGCCTGCCTGTCGATCGACGGCTACCAGAACTACGAGGTTTTACCCGACGCGAAGCTGACGGCGGACGAGAAGCTCCTGGTCTATTACGAGCCGTTGAATTACAAGGCCGTCGTCAAGGACGGCAAGTTCGTCGTCCACATGACGCAGGACGGCCAGATCCGCCGCAAGGGGGAAAAGGCCGTCCTGAGGAGCAAGAAGAACCTCCTCGACTTCGAAGACAAGCGGGAGGACGGCTTCGAATGGGTCTTCCTCCGCAACAGCGTCGCCCTCAAGGGCCTCCCCCCGGGCGAGTACGAGTACGACATCATCCTCCGGGACGAGCAGAACCCGGGCGCGTCCGCGACCCAGTCGCTGAGCTTCCGCATCGTCGCGGCGGCTGTCCCGTCGGAGAAGGATCGCCGGGACAGCGCCAGAGGCCGCGACCGCTAGCCTACTGGATCCCCGGACCGGCTTCCTGAGAGGCAGGCGGATTCGCACTCGCCGATTGACCTCGGTCACTCCCGGTTTCCACCGCAAGGAACACGTCCATCTGCTGCCCGACGTAGACGACTGCCGGGCGGTCGTCGGGGAGGGCGTAGAGGACCTGGAGGACGCGGGTGTCCACGCGCTCGGTGTTGTCGCCGGTGAGGCTCTTCTTGGGGATGACGTAGGGCTCGATCCGGACGAAGCGGAGCGGGAAGACGGGCTCCTTGCGGCCCTTCAGGGTCGCGGTGGCGGGGACGCCCTCGCGGAACCGGAAGAGGTCGTTCTCGTCCACGTCCACCCGGACGTGGAGCTGGTTGACCTCGCCGAGGACGATCATCGGCTCCTTCCAGGTCAGGGTGGCCACCTGGCCCGGCCGGATGTTGACCTGGAGGACCTGGCCGTCCACCGGGGCGCGGACGGTCAGGCGGTCGAGCATGATCCGGACGTCCTCCACCTGGGCCTTCGCCTGGTCGACCGCCGCGCGCTGGACGTCGATGTCCTCCTTCCACGAGCCGGCCTTCAGCTTGGCCAGGTCGGCCTCGGCCTTGGCCAGGGTGGCCCTCGCGGCCTGCATGGTGTAGCGGTCCTTGTCGAAGTCCGAGGCGGCGAGCATCTTCTTGTCGAAGAGGGCGAGGTCGCGGTAATACGCGGCCTCGGCGTCCTTGAGGCGGGCCCGGGCCTCCTCGACGGCCGCCTCCGCGGGGGGCACGTCCTCCGGCCTCGGCATCTTGACCAGCCGGTGGAGCTGGGACTCCGCGGCCCTCAGGGCGCACTCGCGGACCGCGAGCTCGGCGCGGAGGTCGCGGTCGTCGATCCGGAACAGCGGTTCGCCCTTCCTGACGCGGTCGCCGACCCTCTTGTGGGCCGGCTCGTACCCGGGCCGGCCGTCGACGTAGACCTCCGCGACCATGCCCGGGACGACGGTCCCGATCGGGATGTTCTCGCGCTGGGCCTCCACCAGCCCTGCGCCGTAGATGGGCTTCTCCATGCCCGCGGGCTGCACCGGCGGGCTCCTCAGGGGCTCCGGCGGCGGCGCGGGCTTCTTCGGCCAGACCGAGCCGACCCCGGCGACGATCCCGGCGATCGCGATCAGCGGGAGAATGTATCGGGTGAACATGTCCTGGTCCTAAGGTCGGTGGCGGGGTTCAGGCGGCCCCGCGGTCCCTGGTCTCGATCTCCACCACGCGTCCGTCGTCCATGTGGGCGATGCGGTCGCCGAACTGGAAGACGCGGTTGTCGTGGGTGACGATGACGACGGCGCGGTCGGGCTTCACGGCCGACTCGCGGAGCAGCTCCATGACGGTGAGCCCCGTCTCGTGGTCGAGCGCGGCGGTCGGCTCGTCGCAGACGAGGAGCTCGGGCTCGTGCACGAGGGCCCTGGCGATGGCCACCCGCTGCATCTGGCCGCCGGAGAGCTGCGACGGGAGGCTGTTGATCCTCTTGCCCATGCCGATGGAGGCCAGCACGTCGGCGGCCTTCTTCACGGCCGGGGCCTTGCTCCACCCGGCGATCACCAGCGGGATCGCCGCGTTCTCCGCCGAGGTGAGCGCCGGCAGGAGGTTGTACTGCTGGAAGACGAACCCGATCTTGGCCGAGCGGAATCGCGTCTTGGCCCGGTCGCCCATGCGGGTGATGTCGCTGCCGAAGATGGAGACCTCGCCCTCGTCGGCGTCCAGGATGCCGGCCACGACGGACAGCAGCGTCGTCTTGCCGCACCCGGACGGGCCGACGATCAGCGTCATCTCCCCGGCGAGGATGTCCAGGTCGATGCCCGCGAGCGCCTGGACCCGCTGGTCGCCCGAGCCGAAGTGCTTGGTCAGGCGGCGGATCCGGACCGCGACCGCGGCGGTGCCGTCGCCGGCCGGGATTGCGGCCTCGAGGGCGGGCGGCTGGGACGGGCTTGCGGGCATGGGAAGGGCTCCGAGTCGCGGGTACAGGACGTGGCCGACTTCCGGATCGATCCGCCGGGCCGGCCGTCGTTCAGCTCCGGAAGACGATGGCCGGCTCCAGCCGGATGACGCGCTGGACCGAGATCAGGCTGGCCAGGACGCAGATGGCGATGATGGCGGCGGCGGTCGTCGGCAGGAGCTGCCACGGGGTGAGGTAGGCCAGCTCCGCCGGCTGGCCGTGCCAGCCGGTGGCGACCCGCAGGCCGAAGAGGGTGGAGAGCCCCACGCCGATGCCGTAGCCGAGCAGCCCGGCCGTCGCCGCCTGGAGGAGGATCATGCCCACGATCCGGAGGTTCGACGCCCCCATCGCCTTGAGCGCGCCGAACTGCTTCAGGTTCTCGATCGTGAAGTTGTAGAACGTCTGCCCGGCGATCGCCGTCCCCACCAGGAAGCCGAGGAAGACCGTGATGCCGAAGTTGATCGGGATGCCCGTGTAGACCAGGTAATACTTGATCGTCCGGTACATGAAGTTCTCGCTCGTGCGGGCCCCGAGGCCCGTCTGCTCCTGGATCCGCTCGGCGACGACGGCCGGGGGGATCTTGGTGCCGTCGGGGCCGTCGGCCGTCTGCACGAGGATGAACGAGAGGACCTTCCGCTCCATCGGCAGGTACTGCCTGGCCCGGCTGTAGAGCGTGTAGGCGACCGGATTGGACTGGAACGTCCGCGTGGCCTCGCAGACGCCGACGAGGATCGCCCGGTGGTCGTTCATCTCGATCTCGGGCGCCGCGGCCACGAACCGGCGGAGCCGCTCCAGGTAGGCCTCGTCGGTCTCCCTGGGGCTCTCGAACGGCTCGTCGAGGTGGCACCCGGGGAAGAGCTTCCGCAGGCCGACGCGGTCCACGATGATCGAGTCCGGTCGCCGCAGGTCCTCGAGGTCGCCGACGAGCAGCTTGCCGTTGGGCTTGCCGTCGGGCGTCGGCCCGATCATCGGGTTCCGCTCCGGCGCCCCGACCATCGAGGAGTCGTCCACCCCCAGGACGATCACCTGCTCGATGACGTTGATGAGGTCGGTGTCGTGCCAGCGAGCCGGCGGGGCCGGGGGACTCTCGATGCCCGGCACCAGGAAGTCGAGCACCTTCGTGAACGGGTTCGACGGCGGGCCGTGCGGGGCCCTCCGATCGGCCTCGAGCTGCTCGGCCGGGTACGTCCGGGCCTTCATGTCGGCCGGCGAGAAGACGAGCTTGGCCCGGCCGTTCCCCTTGTAGAGCGGGACGGCCCACTTCACGCCGTCCACGCCCCGCACGCGCTGGAGGTTGCTCTCGAGCATCGGCTTGACGTCGTCCACGAATCGGACGCTGGGGTCCATGACCCAGAGGTCCGCGCCCTTGATGTCGGAGATCTGGGCGCAGGTCCGCATCATCAGGCCGCAGAAGATGGACCCCTGCTGCATGATCAGGGCGGCGGCGAACGTCAGGCCGATCACGATGCCGACGAACTTGGCCCGGTCGCCGACGAGCATCTTGAGCGCGATCCAGGTCATGGCTTCACCTCAACCTCGCGCGGGGAGTTGGGATGGATGGGATGAGCTTCTCCCGCCCGATTCAGCGTAGGCGCCTCGCCCAGGGCGGCCAGGCAGAAGGACGCGATGTGATCGGCCAGGTACGCCGCGTCGAGCCCGGCCAGCCCCTCCGCCCCGATCAGGTGCTCGCTGATCCGCCGGGCGAACTTGTAGTGCAGGCACTGGCCGATCACGCTGAACACCAGGGCGTTCAGGCGGCGATCGTCCGCCTCCGGGCACAATTCGGCCAGCACCCCCTTGAGGTATTCGAACCGCGGCCGGATCACGTCCCGGACGAGCGCCTCGGAATACGCGGTCGGCGCGAACATCTCCCGGAGCATCAGCTGGTGCTGCCAGCCCGGCTGGCAGCCCAGCACGAGCACCCGCTCCAGGAAGAGCCGGATGAAGGCCCGCAGCCGGTCCGCCGGCGTGCTCCCCCCCAGGGCCTCGACCTCCTCCATCTCCAGCCGCCCGCACCGATGCGCCTCGTGGAGCACCTCGGTGTACAGGCCACCCTTGTCCCCGAAGTGGTAGTTGACCGCCGCCAGGTTCGCCCCGGCCCGCTCGCAGATGGCTCGCACCGTGGCCTGCTCGAACCCCCGGCTGGCGAACTCCTGGCCCGCCGCCTCGATCAGCCGCGCCTTCGTCGGATCTTGGCTCACGTGAAGCCCTTCGTCGTTTTGAACGGATGTTTCAAACAAGCGTTTCAATCAAGTGTATGCCTCATCGGATTCCCGTCAACGGGGAATCCAGCGAAAGTGAATGCCGTCGGCGAAACCGTCGGCTCAGACTCGGCGGTGACGGGCGGGGCCCGGCCGGATAGATTGAACGCGTCTTACCTCGGGGCCTCCGACGAGCGAGCGGCCGCCATGCGAGCTCTTGATTGGTTGCGTGATTGGTCGTCCCAGCCGGGGAAGCCGGTGTACGTCGTGTACGGGGACGACGTCTACCTGCGGCGTGAGTCCGTGACCGCGATCCGGCGTGCGGTCCTGGGCGAGGAGGCGGACGAGCTGGCCTTGCGCCGGTTCGAGGGGAGCAGTGCGGGCCTCGCGGACGTGAAGGACGAGCTGCGCACGCTGCCGTTCTTCTCGAAGCGCCGCATCGTGCTCATCGAGGACGCCGACCCGTTCGTGACAAGGGCGCGGAAGGACCTCGAGGGCTACCTGGAGGCGCCCAGCGGGACGGGGGTGCTGGTCCTCCTGGTGAAGTCGTGGCCGTCCAACACGAAGCTCTACAAGCTGGTCGCGGCCTCCGGGATGCCGATCGACTGCACCAGCCCCGCCGAGAAGGACCTGATCCCCTGGCTCGTGAAGGAAGCGACCCGGCATCAGGCCCAGCTCGAGCCCGACGCCGCGCGGCTGCTGCTGGAGCTGGTCGGTGCGGAGGTCGGCATCCTCGCCGCCGAGGTGGAGAAGCTGGCCGTCTACGTCGGGACCTCGGCCAGGATCCGCCGGGCGGACGTCACCAGGATGGTCGAGGCCGGCCGGATCGAGACCGTCTGGAAGGTGATCGACGCGGCCACGACCGGCGAGCCGGCGGCGGCGATCACGGACCTCGACGACCTCATCGCGTCGGGGGAGCATCCGATCAAGATCAACGCCGCCCTGGCGTCGTCGCTGATCCGGGTGCATCACGCCGGCCGCCTCCGCGCCGCTCGGATCCCCCTGGACGAGGCCTGCAAGATGGCCGGCATCCACGGCTTCGGCGTGGAGAAGGTGAAGAAGCAGCACGCCCACCTCGGCCCCGGCCGCGTCGATCGCATCCCGGAGATGCTCCTGAAGGCGGACCTGGACCTGAAGGGCGACTCCAAGCTCGAGCCCCGCGTGATCCTCGAGGAGCTCCTGATCCGCCTCGCCCTGCCGCGGAAGGATTGATTCTGCCGATCCGGCCGATGGGGGCGACGCGCTCAGCCGCGGGCGTCCGGTTGAACTTGAGGCGGCCCCGGCTTTCGAGCATAGTTGATGGATATCGCCCGATCCGGGACGGCGCCCGGCGGAGCTCACCCATCTCGCCCCGTCCCCTCCCAAGGACCCGGAAGGAACCCTCGCATGTTCCGCAGACACGACGACAAGGCCCCGCTCCGCCGAGCTCTCCCGGGCGTGGTGCTCCTCCTCCTCGCCGCCGGTCAGGCCCGCGCTCAGGAGGCGTGGGACGCCATCTTCCTGAAGGACAACCCGATCGGCCACGTGCACACGTTCATCGAGAAGCTGAACGAGAAGGGCCGCGAGCTCTACCGCGTCCGCCAGGACCAGGTCTACACCATCCGGCGGCTCGACGACGCGGTGACCATGAAGTTGATGTACGGGACGATCGAGACCCCCGAGGGCGAGGTCCTCCGCCTCGACACCCGGACGCTCACCAGCGACAGCGAGATCCGCGTCCACGGCGACGTGATCAAGGGCGAGATGAAGCTCATCATGGACACCGGCCAGGGGCACAAGCAGGAGAAGGTCATCCCCTGGGGCCCGGACGTCCGCGGCCCCTACGGCGCCGAGCAGAGCATGGCGAAGAAGCCGATGGAGGAGGGCGAGGTCCGCGTCATCAAGTCGTACGTGCCGGACCTGAACCGGGTGGTCGACTTTACCTACAAGGCCGGCGGCAACTTCGAGGTGGTCATGGGCGACCGCTCCAAGCGGGTGCTCCGGAAGATCGACCAGACGGCGACGCTGGATGGCCGACGCCAGACCGTCCTGGACGCGGTCCTCTGGGCGGATTCCGGCGGCCAGGTCCTGAAGCTCGAGACCGACATGATGGGCGGGATCACGATGCTGCGGACGACCCGCGAGGCGATCGACTCGCTCTCGAATCGCCGCCCGTCCAACCGCCTGGATGAGATCCGCAGCACGATCATCCCCATCGGCAAGATCATCCCCAATCCGCGGGCCACGCGCTACGTGAAGTACGGCATCGCGCTCAAGGACGGCGACCCCTCGGAGGTCTTCCCCGCCGACAACCGCCAGGCGATCGAGGCGGGGTCGGACAAGAACTCGCTCGTCCTCAGCGTCAACACCGGCGGGCCCACCGAGGGAGCCAGCAGCCCCGAGCCGGACGCGGTCTACGCGCGGCCCAACGCGATCATCGCCAGCGACGACAGCGTCGTCCGCCGCAAGGCGCAGGCGGCCATAGGAGACGCCACGACGCCCTGGGAGAAGGCGACGAGGATCTCGCACTGGGTCTTCGAGAACATCCGCGAGAAGAACTTCGCGGTCGCCTTCGCCCCGGCGAACGAGGTCGCGCGGAACCTCACCGGCGACTGCTCCGAGCACGCCGTGCTCGCCGCCGCGATGAGCCGCGCCGTCGGGATCCCGTCTCGCGTGGCCGTCGGCCTCCTCTTCGTGGACAACGAGCGGCAGGGGATCAAGGGGTTCGGATACCACGTCTGGCACGAGGTCTACGTGAACAACCGGTGGGTGGCCCTCGACGCCTCTTGGGACCAGACGAGCGTGGACGCCACGCACATCAAGCTCGCGGATACGGCCCTGGACGGCGTCGCCCCGTTCGAGGCCTTCCTGCCCATCGCCCGCATCCAGGGCAAGCTGACGATCGACCCGATCGAGCTGCGCTGATCGCCGGCCGTGACGCGCGTCGGCACGCCGGCCTCGCCGGGCGGGGCGGCGATTCCATCCGCCTACAGGTCGTAGGCGAGCCGGCCGCCTTCCTCGATGACCTTCCCCGAGGACTTCAGCG from Aquisphaera giovannonii includes these protein-coding regions:
- a CDS encoding CerR family C-terminal domain-containing protein, giving the protein MSQDPTKARLIEAAGQEFASRGFEQATVRAICERAGANLAAVNYHFGDKGGLYTEVLHEAHRCGRLEMEEVEALGGSTPADRLRAFIRLFLERVLVLGCQPGWQHQLMLREMFAPTAYSEALVRDVIRPRFEYLKGVLAELCPEADDRRLNALVFSVIGQCLHYKFARRISEHLIGAEGLAGLDAAYLADHIASFCLAALGEAPTLNRAGEAHPIHPNSPREVEVKP
- a CDS encoding HlyD family secretion protein, with the translated sequence MFTRYILPLIAIAGIVAGVGSVWPKKPAPPPEPLRSPPVQPAGMEKPIYGAGLVEAQRENIPIGTVVPGMVAEVYVDGRPGYEPAHKRVGDRVRKGEPLFRIDDRDLRAELAVRECALRAAESQLHRLVKMPRPEDVPPAEAAVEEARARLKDAEAAYYRDLALFDKKMLAASDFDKDRYTMQAARATLAKAEADLAKLKAGSWKEDIDVQRAAVDQAKAQVEDVRIMLDRLTVRAPVDGQVLQVNIRPGQVATLTWKEPMIVLGEVNQLHVRVDVDENDLFRFREGVPATATLKGRKEPVFPLRFVRIEPYVIPKKSLTGDNTERVDTRVLQVLYALPDDRPAVVYVGQQMDVFLAVETGSDRGQSASANPPASQEAGPGIQ
- a CDS encoding transglutaminase-like domain-containing protein, which codes for MFRRHDDKAPLRRALPGVVLLLLAAGQARAQEAWDAIFLKDNPIGHVHTFIEKLNEKGRELYRVRQDQVYTIRRLDDAVTMKLMYGTIETPEGEVLRLDTRTLTSDSEIRVHGDVIKGEMKLIMDTGQGHKQEKVIPWGPDVRGPYGAEQSMAKKPMEEGEVRVIKSYVPDLNRVVDFTYKAGGNFEVVMGDRSKRVLRKIDQTATLDGRRQTVLDAVLWADSGGQVLKLETDMMGGITMLRTTREAIDSLSNRRPSNRLDEIRSTIIPIGKIIPNPRATRYVKYGIALKDGDPSEVFPADNRQAIEAGSDKNSLVLSVNTGGPTEGASSPEPDAVYARPNAIIASDDSVVRRKAQAAIGDATTPWEKATRISHWVFENIREKNFAVAFAPANEVARNLTGDCSEHAVLAAAMSRAVGIPSRVAVGLLFVDNERQGIKGFGYHVWHEVYVNNRWVALDASWDQTSVDATHIKLADTALDGVAPFEAFLPIARIQGKLTIDPIELR
- a CDS encoding ABC transporter permease gives rise to the protein MTWIALKMLVGDRAKFVGIVIGLTFAAALIMQQGSIFCGLMMRTCAQISDIKGADLWVMDPSVRFVDDVKPMLESNLQRVRGVDGVKWAVPLYKGNGRAKLVFSPADMKARTYPAEQLEADRRAPHGPPSNPFTKVLDFLVPGIESPPAPPARWHDTDLINVIEQVIVLGVDDSSMVGAPERNPMIGPTPDGKPNGKLLVGDLEDLRRPDSIIVDRVGLRKLFPGCHLDEPFESPRETDEAYLERLRRFVAAAPEIEMNDHRAILVGVCEATRTFQSNPVAYTLYSRARQYLPMERKVLSFILVQTADGPDGTKIPPAVVAERIQEQTGLGARTSENFMYRTIKYYLVYTGIPINFGITVFLGFLVGTAIAGQTFYNFTIENLKQFGALKAMGASNLRIVGMILLQAATAGLLGYGIGVGLSTLFGLRVATGWHGQPAELAYLTPWQLLPTTAAAIIAICVLASLISVQRVIRLEPAIVFRS
- the holA gene encoding DNA polymerase III subunit delta, with translation MRALDWLRDWSSQPGKPVYVVYGDDVYLRRESVTAIRRAVLGEEADELALRRFEGSSAGLADVKDELRTLPFFSKRRIVLIEDADPFVTRARKDLEGYLEAPSGTGVLVLLVKSWPSNTKLYKLVAASGMPIDCTSPAEKDLIPWLVKEATRHQAQLEPDAARLLLELVGAEVGILAAEVEKLAVYVGTSARIRRADVTRMVEAGRIETVWKVIDAATTGEPAAAITDLDDLIASGEHPIKINAALASSLIRVHHAGRLRAARIPLDEACKMAGIHGFGVEKVKKQHAHLGPGRVDRIPEMLLKADLDLKGDSKLEPRVILEELLIRLALPRKD
- a CDS encoding ABC transporter ATP-binding protein; the protein is MPASPSQPPALEAAIPAGDGTAAVAVRIRRLTKHFGSGDQRVQALAGIDLDILAGEMTLIVGPSGCGKTTLLSVVAGILDADEGEVSIFGSDITRMGDRAKTRFRSAKIGFVFQQYNLLPALTSAENAAIPLVIAGWSKAPAVKKAADVLASIGMGKRINSLPSQLSGGQMQRVAIARALVHEPELLVCDEPTAALDHETGLTVMELLRESAVKPDRAVVIVTHDNRVFQFGDRIAHMDDGRVVEIETRDRGAA